DNA sequence from the Candidatus Kuenenbacteria bacterium genome:
GCCCTAGCGATCTTGGTTGCTGGTAAATTTTTGCACCTGCCAGCTGATTATAGCGATGCTTTGTTTGTTGGCGAGTTGGCTCTGGACGGACACCTGCGTCCAGTCAGTGGTGTTTTGCCCTTGGCTATTATGGCCCGCGATCAAGAGATCAAAAAAATATTTGTTCCCAGAGAGAACGCTGCCGAGGCCGCCCTGATCAAGGATATAGAAGTTTACCCCATTGATTCTTTGGCCGAAGTTGTTCTACATCTGACTGGCGAATTCCCCATTGCTCCATTTGAATTAGCGGAATCATCTGCCACCCAAGAAATAGTAGATATTCATTCCAAGTTTGACATGGCTTATGTACAGGGGCAGGAGCATGTCAAGCGCGCCCTAGAAATCGCCGCGGCCGGGCAGCATAATATTCTTATGTCTGGTCCACCCGGTTCTGGAAAAACCCTTCTGGCTAGAAGTATGCCGACTATTTTGCCAGAAATGACCCTGGAGGAGTCTTTAGAGGTCACCAAAATTTATTCTGTGGCCGGACTTTTGCCCCCTGCCGAGCCCTTGGTCAAAACCCGGCCCTTTCGCTCTCCTCATCATACTGCCTCTGGTGTTTCACTTGTCGGTGGTGGTGCTTGGCCTCGGCCCGGGGAAATTTCCTTGGCTCATCGCGGAGTTTTATTTCTCGATGAATTTCCCGAATTCCCCCGGTTAGTTTTGGATTATTTGCGTCAGCCCCTAGAAGACGGCATTATCAATATTTCTCGTGCTTCGGGCACTCTCCAATTTCCCGCCAAGTTTGTTCTTCTGGCCTCTATGAATCCCTGCCCTTGTGGTTATCATAGCGACCCAGAAAAAAATTGTACCTGCACGCCCATGCAGATTGCCAACTATCAAAAGAAAATATCCGGCCCGATTCTGGATCGTATTGATATTCACATCGAAGTACCCCGGGTTGATTTTAATAAATTATCAGAGAGTGCTCTGGCTGAATCTTCGGGCGATATCCGCGCTCGGGCCAACTCCGCCCGCGCTCGCCAGCTAGAGCGCTTCCAAAATATGAAAATTATCAGCAATGCCGAGATGAGTTCTGAAGAGGTCCGGCGCCTGTGCCAGGTCGACAGCGCTACCCAAGATTTATTAAAAAATGCGGTTCAGCAGATGCGCTTGTCAGCCCGGGGCTATTACCGTATACTAAAGCTAGCCCGAACTATTGCCGATTTGGCGCTGGCCGAGAATATCCAGACCGAGCACGTCGCCGAGGCACTGCAGTATCGGCCAAAGGTAGAATGAGTAACTAGTAATTTGTGACTTGTAACTAGTAAAATATTATTACATTATTAAATTGTTTTGGGCCCTCGTCGTTCAAAGGATAGGACACGAGATTCCGGATCTCGCGATAGGGGTTCGATTCCTCTCGGGGGCAAAAAAATTTAGGGGAAAAGCCTTATTAAATAATAAGACGCATTATGTCAAACAAAAGAATAAGAATAGAGATAGGGGAAACTCCAATAATTCCTACTAGTAACCCTG
Encoded proteins:
- a CDS encoding YifB family Mg chelatase-like AAA ATPase, encoding MSTKILSAAVIGLDCELVEVEADSINALPKFIVVGLPDAAVQESRQRVRSAVKNSGFPWPRGQVTVNLAPADLKKAGPAYDLPIALAILVAGKFLHLPADYSDALFVGELALDGHLRPVSGVLPLAIMARDQEIKKIFVPRENAAEAALIKDIEVYPIDSLAEVVLHLTGEFPIAPFELAESSATQEIVDIHSKFDMAYVQGQEHVKRALEIAAAGQHNILMSGPPGSGKTLLARSMPTILPEMTLEESLEVTKIYSVAGLLPPAEPLVKTRPFRSPHHTASGVSLVGGGAWPRPGEISLAHRGVLFLDEFPEFPRLVLDYLRQPLEDGIINISRASGTLQFPAKFVLLASMNPCPCGYHSDPEKNCTCTPMQIANYQKKISGPILDRIDIHIEVPRVDFNKLSESALAESSGDIRARANSARARQLERFQNMKIISNAEMSSEEVRRLCQVDSATQDLLKNAVQQMRLSARGYYRILKLARTIADLALAENIQTEHVAEALQYRPKVE